A single window of Leptospira semungkisensis DNA harbors:
- a CDS encoding rhodanese-like domain-containing protein has protein sequence MNRILFIVCLFLSFLSIACGNGKEERELAESIARGALVVDVRTPNEFSIEHYPGATNIPISSLALRLDELGAKDREIVVYCQSGGRSLRAKTLLNDEGFTKVKDAGGLDHLFSATSK, from the coding sequence ATGAACCGAATTCTTTTTATCGTATGTCTTTTCTTGTCTTTCCTGTCGATCGCTTGTGGTAATGGAAAAGAAGAAAGAGAGCTCGCAGAATCCATTGCAAGAGGAGCTCTCGTTGTCGACGTGAGGACTCCGAACGAATTCTCGATCGAACATTATCCGGGAGCGACAAATATTCCTATCAGCAGTCTTGCCTTAAGATTGGATGAACTTGGAGCAAAGGATAGGGAGATCGTGGTGTATTGCCAATCAGGCGGCAGAAGCCTAAGAGCCAAGACTCTATTGAACGACGAAGGCTTTACTAAAGTGAAAGACGCCGGAGGATTAGATCATCTCTTCTCGGCGACTTCCAAATAA
- a CDS encoding menaquinone biosynthetic enzyme MqnA/MqnD family protein yields MRIGIVKHLNARPLTWGFEQDSEHKVVPENPSLLKDYLLRGLVDVGLISSIECLRHSDVLSVSMKVGVCASEQVRSIKFFKNKKEPYPPYRILTDNGSRTSMALVRVLVHKDSGQLPEVSPTDPKIIKEEIAMGRGSHMLFGDNALFAEWDPEVYEAKDLAEWWYETTGTSFIFALWASKKPLELPDEFYQKSLEYGIAHIEEIIQKETRLPSDLVRKYLTQELHYEITESDRNGFELFGQYCNELGIL; encoded by the coding sequence GTGCGAATCGGAATCGTTAAACACCTAAACGCCAGACCCTTGACCTGGGGATTCGAACAGGATTCCGAACATAAGGTAGTCCCAGAAAACCCTTCCCTATTAAAAGATTATTTATTAAGAGGCCTAGTGGATGTAGGCCTAATCTCCTCCATCGAATGCTTGAGACATTCCGACGTATTATCCGTTTCTATGAAGGTGGGGGTCTGCGCCTCTGAACAGGTCCGCTCTATAAAGTTTTTCAAAAATAAGAAGGAGCCGTATCCTCCCTATCGTATCCTAACGGACAACGGATCCAGGACCAGTATGGCCCTTGTTCGAGTCCTTGTGCATAAGGATTCCGGACAATTGCCCGAGGTATCTCCCACAGACCCCAAGATCATTAAGGAAGAAATTGCCATGGGAAGGGGCTCTCACATGCTATTTGGGGACAATGCGTTGTTTGCAGAATGGGATCCCGAAGTCTACGAAGCGAAGGATCTTGCAGAATGGTGGTATGAGACCACAGGCACGTCATTCATCTTTGCACTCTGGGCCTCTAAGAAGCCGCTTGAACTACCCGACGAATTCTACCAAAAATCCCTCGAATACGGCATCGCTCATATCGAAGAAATCATCCAGAAAGAAACCCGCCTGCCCTCGGATCTAGTCCGCAAATATCTGACCCAAGAACTCCACTACGAGATCACAGAATCCGACCGCAACGGCTTCGAACTCTTCGGTCAATACTGCAACGAACTAGGGATTCTATAG
- a CDS encoding CheR family methyltransferase, translated as MEESFSHISQITDEEFKFIKDLMYKETGIFLADHKKIMVQSRLNSRARMHKMQNVSEYIRGLQADRKFFQSELTELINRITTNKTDFFRENHHFEFLKDTFFPSLEEKAAKSGKKNLRIWSSASSTGEEPYTIAITCAEYFQYKPGWDIKIFASDIDTNVIKTAQEGIYKPDRLDPVSEAWKKKYFLKVKDVSGKSEDMYQVKPELRAMVEFQKVNLLETPYPIREKVDCIFCRNVIIYFDKPTQKKIFESFENVLKDRGLLVIGHSETLFGISEAYKFLGHTIYQKKPKI; from the coding sequence ATGGAAGAATCCTTTTCTCATATCTCTCAAATCACCGACGAAGAATTTAAGTTTATTAAAGATCTGATGTATAAAGAAACCGGGATCTTTCTTGCAGACCACAAGAAGATCATGGTCCAGTCTCGATTGAATTCTAGGGCTCGCATGCATAAAATGCAGAATGTGTCCGAGTACATTCGAGGACTACAGGCCGATCGCAAGTTCTTTCAAAGCGAGCTTACTGAGCTCATCAATCGGATCACCACGAACAAGACGGACTTCTTTCGGGAGAATCACCATTTCGAGTTTCTAAAGGATACTTTCTTTCCTTCCTTGGAGGAGAAAGCTGCAAAGTCTGGAAAGAAAAACCTTCGTATCTGGTCTAGCGCGTCTTCTACTGGAGAGGAGCCTTATACTATCGCGATTACCTGTGCAGAATATTTTCAGTACAAGCCTGGTTGGGACATTAAGATATTTGCATCCGATATTGATACCAATGTGATCAAGACCGCTCAGGAAGGAATCTATAAGCCGGATCGTTTGGATCCAGTTAGTGAAGCTTGGAAGAAGAAATACTTTCTGAAAGTAAAGGATGTCTCCGGAAAGAGCGAAGATATGTACCAAGTGAAGCCTGAGTTGAGGGCAATGGTCGAATTCCAAAAGGTAAATCTTTTAGAAACTCCGTATCCGATCCGAGAGAAGGTGGACTGTATTTTTTGTAGGAACGTGATCATCTATTTTGATAAACCTACTCAGAAGAAGATCTTCGAAAGTTTCGAGAATGTTCTGAAGGACAGAGGCCTCTTGGTCATTGGACATTCGGAGACACTCTTCGGTATTTCCGAAGCATATAAGTTTTTAGGTCACACCATATACCAGAAGAAGCCTAAGATCTGA
- a CDS encoding methyl-accepting chemotaxis protein produces the protein MQRNSLKIIILAVSTATIVLLTVGVSTFAYFTAKGYVEDVYIDEMKKISRLGGKYIKFFFDQQFILAEFVSTNASFVRAAETRDAATLIPILANLKERYGTYENVFISTPEENPNIFADASGKAAGFHWGGTGFDENIKATLEGKKFLSKVGRSPVTQEAVTLLTVPVKQGNKVIAILGFSISLNTLTETIVAGIKIGNDGYIAVVDSSGAVIGHPDKSLILKLDLSKSEWGQKILSLKTDEHIEYFFKTEKIATTYNIDDYNMKISAVVSKAELAQVVHQMLYKIVIFAIVFLVVSIFVIYRIVNGRLRPLEDARELFKSMSTGDLRSDLQIFHEDEIGDLSKDTNSFLESLRNSVKEIQKISYELATSAEQLSSSSENFSNGAQSTAASTEQMSATVEEMSAGMENIATSTYKQYSNMSEFQGKITELSQSVRQIGEEIQNTLDMAKSISLQAKRGEESLSGMNSMIGNILKSSGEMTAIVGIINDISDQTQLLALNAAIEAARAGEAGKGFAVVAEEISKLSEKTASSIKSISAMISKNTGELDSGAKGIQASTEIIHAIIKNVDQVSEAMDRLHAITGSQSDINRVVTDNVDRVKSESEAVKLATDEQKKAVHEITQVIVQINEHTINTASGAEQMSSSARNLANTADILRNIAEKFKL, from the coding sequence ATGCAAAGAAATAGTTTAAAGATCATCATACTCGCGGTGAGCACTGCCACCATCGTACTTCTTACTGTAGGAGTTTCTACATTCGCTTACTTTACTGCGAAAGGTTATGTAGAAGACGTTTATATAGATGAGATGAAAAAGATTTCGAGGCTGGGTGGAAAATACATTAAGTTCTTCTTTGATCAGCAATTCATTCTAGCCGAATTCGTATCCACGAATGCTTCCTTTGTTCGTGCCGCAGAAACCAGAGACGCAGCAACACTCATTCCAATACTTGCAAATCTAAAGGAAAGATACGGGACTTATGAGAACGTATTCATTTCTACTCCAGAAGAGAATCCGAATATCTTCGCAGATGCCAGCGGTAAAGCAGCAGGTTTTCACTGGGGCGGGACCGGCTTCGACGAGAATATCAAGGCAACTTTAGAAGGTAAAAAATTCCTAAGTAAGGTTGGTCGTTCTCCGGTTACCCAAGAAGCGGTCACTCTTTTAACTGTTCCTGTTAAACAAGGGAACAAAGTGATAGCGATCTTAGGTTTCTCTATTTCCTTGAACACTCTTACGGAAACGATCGTTGCCGGAATCAAGATCGGTAACGACGGTTATATTGCGGTTGTAGATTCAAGTGGAGCTGTCATAGGACATCCAGACAAGTCTTTGATCCTTAAATTGGATCTAAGTAAGTCGGAATGGGGACAAAAGATCCTTTCGCTCAAGACTGATGAGCATATTGAATATTTCTTCAAGACAGAAAAGATCGCGACTACCTACAATATTGACGATTACAACATGAAGATCTCGGCAGTAGTTTCGAAAGCGGAACTTGCCCAAGTAGTCCATCAGATGCTTTATAAGATCGTGATCTTCGCTATCGTCTTTTTAGTAGTTTCTATATTTGTAATATATAGGATCGTAAACGGAAGACTTCGTCCTTTAGAAGATGCAAGAGAGCTCTTCAAATCGATGTCCACAGGTGATCTACGTTCCGATCTACAGATCTTCCATGAGGATGAGATCGGCGATTTGAGCAAGGACACGAATTCCTTTTTGGAAAGCCTTCGCAATTCAGTCAAAGAGATCCAAAAGATCTCTTACGAATTGGCTACTTCTGCCGAGCAACTTTCCTCCAGTTCGGAGAATTTCTCCAATGGAGCCCAATCCACAGCGGCTTCTACAGAGCAAATGTCGGCTACTGTAGAAGAGATGTCCGCAGGTATGGAGAATATCGCAACTTCTACATATAAACAATATTCGAATATGTCGGAGTTCCAAGGAAAGATCACTGAGCTTTCCCAGAGTGTAAGACAAATTGGAGAAGAGATCCAAAATACCTTGGACATGGCTAAATCCATTTCTCTCCAAGCTAAGAGAGGAGAAGAATCCCTTTCCGGAATGAACAGCATGATCGGGAATATTCTCAAGTCTTCTGGAGAGATGACGGCTATCGTCGGGATCATCAATGATATCTCCGACCAAACGCAATTACTTGCGTTGAACGCAGCGATCGAAGCCGCAAGAGCAGGAGAAGCTGGAAAAGGATTCGCAGTCGTTGCAGAGGAGATCTCTAAATTATCCGAAAAGACCGCTTCTTCTATCAAATCCATTTCCGCAATGATCTCCAAGAATACTGGAGAATTGGATAGCGGAGCAAAGGGGATCCAAGCTTCTACCGAGATCATTCATGCTATTATCAAAAATGTAGATCAGGTATCTGAGGCAATGGACAGGCTCCATGCAATCACAGGATCTCAAAGTGATATCAACCGAGTAGTAACAGATAATGTGGACCGAGTCAAATCCGAGTCCGAAGCGGTCAAACTAGCTACGGATGAACAGAAGAAGGCGGTTCATGAGATCACTCAGGTAATTGTTCAGATCAACGAGCATACGATCAACACTGCCTCCGGTGCGGAGCAAATGTCTTCTTCTGCGAGAAACCTTGCAAATACTGCGGACATTCTTCGCAATATTGCAGAGAAGTTTAAATTATAG
- a CDS encoding STAS domain-containing protein, producing MSRSEPILIKVDYEILNGDHEALRTYLNSYLEGNPSSVILDLDEVQVLTSVALGSLVAFANRLTVQGVSLETINVSPKLLEIIKLVSLDQSLGIR from the coding sequence ATGAGTCGTTCGGAACCGATTCTGATCAAAGTGGATTATGAGATCCTAAATGGAGATCATGAGGCTTTGCGCACCTACTTGAATTCCTATCTGGAAGGCAATCCTAGTTCCGTAATCCTAGATCTGGACGAGGTCCAAGTTCTGACCTCTGTGGCTTTAGGATCTCTGGTGGCTTTCGCGAATCGTTTAACGGTGCAGGGAGTTTCTCTCGAAACGATTAACGTAAGTCCCAAACTTTTAGAAATTATTAAATTAGTTTCTCTAGATCAATCTCTGGGTATCCGCTAA